The following is a genomic window from Caldanaerobius fijiensis DSM 17918.
TTGTTTACTCACAAAATAATTATACCATGAATAATTTGTTTTCGATAGTACAATATGTAAACTTTTGCTGTGTTTTTACTTTTTATAGACTATTTTGCCTTCGACTATGGTATAAATTAAATCCATTTCTTTGTTAAGTATTGCTATATCAGCATCAAATCCCGGTATGATCAAACCTTTATGTCTTAAGCCAATTTTATTTGCAGGGTTGTAGGAAGCCATTCTTATGGCATCGGTCAAAGATACTTTACAATGGTCGACAATGTTTTTCACAGCCTTGTTTAATGTAAGAGTGCTACCTGCCAGTGTTCCGTCTGTCAGCCTTGCTTGTCCTTCCTTTACTATGACGCTTTGAGTGCCAAGGTTGTATATGCCATCAGTTAAACCTGTTGCCATCATAGAATCTGTTATAAGTAAAACCCTATCTACGCCTTTACATTTCAGGAGTACTCTTATGGATGCAAAAGATGAGTGGATGCCGTCTGCTATGACTTCAGCGGTTATATTATCCAGATCCATTACAGCTCCTAAGACCCCTGGTTCTCTATGGTGAAAACCTTTCATGCCGTTAAATGTATGGGTAGTATGGGAAAAACCATAGAGAGTGGCTGTTTTTACCATATCGTAGTCTGCGCTGGTATGCCCTATGGATACATTTATGCCTTTTTGCGATAGGTACCTGCTGAGTTCAAAGGCTCCTTCTACTTCGGGAGCTATTGTTATGTTTTTAACTATTTCTTCATGCCCGTTAACAAGTTTTTTGAATGCTTCTATAGAGGGTTTTAATATGTATTGGGCAGGGTGAGCTCCTTTGAATTTTTCACCTATGAAAGGTCCCTCTAGGTGAACACCTACTACCTTTGTGCCATCGGTGCCTTTTACCATAGCTTCTTTAACGGCAGCTACAGCCTTTTGGATGGCTTCTACAGGCGCTGTCATGGTAGTCGGGAGAAATGATGTGACACCGTATCGGGCCAGGGTTTTAGAAAAGTTGTTGATAGCTTCATAGCTTCCCATTATAGTGTCATATCCCCCTGCTCCATGAGTATGGATATCTATGAAACCTGGTGCTACGTACATACCTTCGGCGTCCAGTACTTCGGCATCGTGTGGGATGCTAATGGTTATTTCTGATATCTTATTGCCTTCGATGACCACATTGGTCTTTACTATATCGCTGTAAAAGATCACGTTGCCATTGGCTATAACTTTTTTAGACATGATTTCACGCTCCTCTAATATATTTTATTGATGATATGATTATAACATATTTTGCTTTATATAATCGCATTATAGTGATATAATCAATGTACAAAAAACATGAGGAGGTTTTTGACATTGCTTGCAAGAGAAGATATATTGAACGCTCTAAAAGATGTGGTTGATCCCGAAATTGGGATTAATATTGTAGACCTTGGTATGGTTAAAGGTGTAAAGATAGATGACGGAAAAGTAACAATTGACGTAAACCTTACTGTAGCTGGATGTCCACTACATAGCACGATAAAACAGGATATAGTCGACGCCGTAAGAGGTATTGATGGCGTAAAGGAAGTAGAAGTCAATTTTGGCGTTATGTCTCAGGAAGAAAGAGAAGAGCTCACTAGAAAGCTTCATCCACAAAAAGAATTTCAGTTTCAAAGCGCCAGGGTAATAGCTGTTGGCAGTGGAAAAGGTGGCGTAGG
Proteins encoded in this region:
- the nagA gene encoding N-acetylglucosamine-6-phosphate deacetylase yields the protein MSKKVIANGNVIFYSDIVKTNVVIEGNKISEITISIPHDAEVLDAEGMYVAPGFIDIHTHGAGGYDTIMGSYEAINNFSKTLARYGVTSFLPTTMTAPVEAIQKAVAAVKEAMVKGTDGTKVVGVHLEGPFIGEKFKGAHPAQYILKPSIEAFKKLVNGHEEIVKNITIAPEVEGAFELSRYLSQKGINVSIGHTSADYDMVKTATLYGFSHTTHTFNGMKGFHHREPGVLGAVMDLDNITAEVIADGIHSSFASIRVLLKCKGVDRVLLITDSMMATGLTDGIYNLGTQSVIVKEGQARLTDGTLAGSTLTLNKAVKNIVDHCKVSLTDAIRMASYNPANKIGLRHKGLIIPGFDADIAILNKEMDLIYTIVEGKIVYKK